One stretch of Methanoregula sp. DNA includes these proteins:
- the katG gene encoding catalase/peroxidase HPI: MTDDSKLPAMSGENKQSTGQVRSNRDWWPNQLNLKVLHQHSSLSNPMGGEFNYAEEFRKLDLAAVKKDLRELMTGSQEWWPADFGHYGPLFIRMAWHSAGTYRMGDGRGGAGAGQQRFPPLNSWPDNANLDKARRLLWPIKQKYGRKISWADLMILAGNVALESMGFKTFGFAGGRADVWEPEEAVYWGSENKWLDDKRYSGNRNLEKPLAAVQMGLIYVNPEGPNGVPDPVAAAKDIRETFARMAMNDEETVALIAGGHSFGKTHGAGPATHVGPEPEAAGIEEQGLGWKSSFGTGKGGDTITSGLEVTWTSTPTKWSKNFFRILFENEWELIKSPAGAYQWQPKGGISADTVPDAHDKSKRRPPGMLTTDLSLRFDPAYEKISRRFYEHPDQLADAFARAWFKLTHRDMGPRACYLGPEVPAEELIWQDLIPAVNHKLIDAKDIASLKKKILASGLSVSEQVSTAWASASTFRGSDKRGGANGARIRLAPQKDWEVNQPARLANVLTALEGIQSEFNKAQKGGKKVSLADLIVLAGCAGVEQAAKNAGHAVKVPFTPGRMDASQEKTDVASFAVLEPKADGFRNYLGGKFAASAEELLVDKAQLLTLTAPEMTVLVGGLRVLNTNSGQTRHGVFTKKPEALTNDFFVNLLDMGTEWKAVSKDADVFEGHDRKTGEVRWTGTRVDLIFGSNSQLRALAEVYGSADSPEKFLHDFVAAWTKVMNLDRFDLVKGLKH; this comes from the coding sequence ATGACTGACGATAGCAAGCTCCCGGCAATGAGCGGGGAAAACAAACAGTCAACCGGGCAGGTCAGGTCCAACCGTGACTGGTGGCCGAACCAGTTGAACCTGAAGGTTCTTCACCAGCACTCTTCCCTCTCCAACCCGATGGGCGGGGAGTTCAACTACGCTGAGGAATTCAGGAAACTCGACCTGGCGGCCGTGAAGAAGGATCTCCGTGAACTGATGACCGGCTCGCAGGAGTGGTGGCCGGCGGACTTCGGCCACTACGGGCCCCTGTTCATCCGCATGGCATGGCACAGCGCCGGCACGTACCGTATGGGTGATGGTCGCGGCGGTGCCGGTGCCGGCCAGCAGCGGTTCCCGCCCCTCAACAGCTGGCCCGACAACGCGAACCTTGACAAGGCACGCCGGCTGCTCTGGCCGATCAAGCAGAAGTACGGCAGGAAAATCTCCTGGGCCGATCTCATGATCCTTGCGGGCAACGTCGCCCTGGAGTCGATGGGGTTCAAAACCTTCGGCTTTGCCGGCGGCCGTGCTGATGTCTGGGAGCCGGAAGAAGCCGTATACTGGGGTTCTGAGAACAAGTGGCTGGATGACAAGCGCTACTCCGGCAACCGGAACCTCGAAAAGCCGCTCGCTGCCGTGCAGATGGGGCTTATCTACGTCAATCCGGAAGGCCCGAACGGTGTCCCGGACCCGGTCGCAGCGGCAAAGGATATCCGCGAGACCTTCGCCCGCATGGCCATGAACGACGAGGAGACCGTTGCACTCATCGCCGGGGGTCACTCCTTTGGCAAAACCCACGGCGCCGGCCCGGCGACCCATGTGGGACCTGAGCCCGAAGCAGCGGGCATCGAGGAGCAGGGCCTGGGCTGGAAGAGCAGCTTCGGTACCGGCAAGGGCGGGGACACGATTACCAGCGGCCTGGAAGTCACCTGGACCAGTACGCCGACGAAATGGAGCAAAAACTTCTTCCGGATCCTGTTCGAGAACGAGTGGGAACTGATAAAGAGCCCGGCCGGTGCGTACCAGTGGCAGCCGAAGGGGGGCATATCCGCCGATACGGTTCCGGATGCCCACGACAAATCGAAGCGTCGCCCGCCCGGTATGCTGACTACGGATCTTTCCCTGCGGTTCGACCCCGCCTACGAAAAGATTTCACGTCGTTTCTACGAGCACCCGGACCAGCTCGCGGACGCATTTGCCCGGGCATGGTTCAAGCTGACGCACCGCGACATGGGTCCCCGTGCATGCTATCTCGGCCCGGAAGTTCCTGCCGAAGAACTCATCTGGCAGGACCTCATCCCCGCCGTCAATCACAAACTGATCGATGCAAAGGACATTGCCTCCCTCAAAAAGAAGATCCTGGCGTCCGGCCTGTCGGTTTCCGAACAGGTCTCAACCGCGTGGGCCTCGGCCTCCACCTTCCGCGGCTCCGACAAGCGCGGTGGTGCCAACGGTGCCCGTATCCGCCTGGCGCCGCAGAAGGATTGGGAAGTCAACCAGCCGGCCCGGCTGGCGAATGTGCTCACGGCGCTGGAGGGTATCCAGAGCGAGTTCAACAAGGCGCAAAAAGGAGGCAAAAAGGTATCGCTCGCCGACCTGATTGTCCTGGCCGGCTGCGCCGGTGTCGAGCAGGCAGCGAAGAATGCCGGCCATGCGGTAAAGGTCCCCTTTACGCCGGGACGCATGGATGCCTCGCAGGAAAAGACCGATGTGGCATCCTTTGCCGTGCTCGAACCAAAGGCAGACGGCTTCCGCAACTACCTTGGGGGCAAATTTGCCGCATCGGCGGAGGAGTTGCTGGTTGACAAGGCGCAACTGCTGACCCTGACCGCGCCCGAGATGACGGTGCTCGTCGGCGGGTTGCGCGTGCTGAACACCAACTCCGGACAGACCCGGCACGGCGTTTTTACCAAAAAGCCAGAAGCTCTCACCAACGACTTTTTCGTGAACCTGCTCGACATGGGTACGGAGTGGAAGGCGGTCTCGAAAGACGCTGATGTGTTTGAAGGACACGATCGCAAGACTGGCGAAGTCCGGTGGACCGGCACGCGTGTCGATCTCATCTTCGGTTCGAACTCCCAGCTCCGGGCCCTGGCAGAAGTCTATGGAAGTGCGGACTCCCCGGAGAAGTTCCTGCACGACTTCGTGGCAGCCTGGACCAAAGTGATGAACCTTGATCGCTTCGATCTGGTAAAGGGACTGAAACATTGA
- a CDS encoding ABC transporter permease — MNPAGFSEQVRRSWAIAKKDIRIYYIKGPVLIFGVFMPLFMFLAFLMGGRQLPLSFLISGLVGMTLFFTATAVSPAIFPWEGQAKTLERLASCPVTVEAIVFGDMIASTLFGIGITIITVLIGLVLGLPLLHGITLLAAILIAACCFSAIGMLLAVPPTNVPSNIMMLSSLIKFPLVFISGIFVPLEQMPFWGLVLSVFSPLTYFTDLVRFSFTDVHYFPVWIDIAALVVFTVVFTVGTMYLHKRTMPKRM, encoded by the coding sequence ATGAACCCGGCTGGATTCTCCGAGCAGGTCCGGAGGTCCTGGGCGATTGCCAAGAAAGACATCCGTATCTATTACATCAAAGGCCCGGTTCTTATCTTCGGCGTCTTCATGCCGCTCTTCATGTTCCTTGCCTTCCTGATGGGGGGCAGGCAACTTCCCCTTTCATTCCTCATTTCAGGTCTGGTAGGGATGACACTCTTTTTTACGGCCACTGCGGTATCCCCCGCTATATTCCCGTGGGAAGGGCAGGCCAAGACCCTTGAGCGGCTCGCTTCGTGCCCGGTTACGGTCGAGGCGATTGTCTTTGGCGACATGATCGCCTCCACCCTTTTCGGTATTGGGATTACGATTATTACAGTCCTCATCGGGCTGGTGCTCGGGCTTCCGCTCCTCCACGGCATCACGCTGCTTGCAGCCATCCTCATTGCAGCCTGCTGCTTCTCCGCAATCGGGATGCTGCTCGCGGTACCTCCGACAAACGTACCATCGAACATCATGATGCTCTCGTCGCTGATCAAGTTCCCGCTCGTCTTCATCTCCGGCATCTTCGTCCCGCTGGAACAGATGCCGTTCTGGGGTCTGGTGCTTTCAGTGTTCTCGCCGCTCACCTACTTCACGGATCTTGTTCGTTTCTCGTTTACCGATGTACACTATTTCCCCGTCTGGATCGACATCGCAGCACTAGTGGTATTCACTGTTGTGTTTACGGTCGGCACGATGTACCTGCACAAGAGGACCATGCCGAAAAGGATGTGA
- a CDS encoding radical SAM protein, which translates to MNGTVNAPRIISWNITLRCPLKCSHCYVDAGEQEADGVLSTQEAFAVIDQIRATGRPVVVLSGGEPLLREDVYDIARYGMVQGLRMVMGTSGYLINHDTAVKLRKSGIRAVAISLDSKHPEVHDSFRGLDGVWERAVQAIGHCRDAGIGVQINMSLMRSAIRDVEDVIELGTSLGVRTYQLFFPVPTGRARKIESRSPEEYEELIRQILIRYRDSDLNIRPTCAPQFLRIADEQGIQNPVWGRGCLAGITYCRIFANGDVTPCPYLPVSAGNVRTTPFSEIWNNSPLFTALRNPDLLTGKCGRCDFKTRCGGCRARAYRREDATTPLWCDGLATPEAISGECCGEDPWCPYQPAGVKP; encoded by the coding sequence TTGAACGGTACGGTGAATGCACCGCGTATCATCTCGTGGAATATCACCCTCAGGTGCCCCCTGAAGTGTTCCCACTGTTACGTGGATGCAGGCGAACAGGAAGCAGACGGAGTGCTCTCGACGCAGGAGGCATTTGCGGTCATCGACCAGATCCGGGCGACCGGCAGGCCGGTTGTCGTGCTGAGCGGGGGCGAGCCCCTGCTCCGTGAGGATGTGTATGATATTGCCCGGTACGGCATGGTGCAGGGCCTCCGGATGGTCATGGGTACCAGCGGGTACCTCATCAACCACGATACCGCGGTAAAACTCCGTAAGTCGGGTATCCGGGCGGTGGCCATCAGCCTGGATTCGAAACACCCGGAAGTTCACGACTCGTTCCGGGGTCTTGACGGCGTATGGGAGAGAGCCGTGCAGGCCATCGGGCATTGCCGCGATGCAGGAATCGGGGTCCAGATCAATATGTCGTTGATGCGATCTGCCATACGTGATGTCGAAGATGTGATAGAACTCGGGACTTCCCTTGGGGTCCGGACCTACCAGCTCTTCTTCCCCGTCCCTACCGGGCGGGCCCGGAAGATCGAGTCCCGCAGCCCGGAGGAGTACGAAGAACTGATCCGGCAGATCTTGATCCGGTACAGGGACAGCGACCTTAACATCCGTCCGACCTGCGCCCCGCAGTTCCTTCGTATCGCTGATGAGCAGGGCATACAAAACCCGGTATGGGGACGCGGCTGCCTTGCCGGCATCACCTATTGCCGGATATTTGCCAACGGAGATGTAACGCCCTGCCCCTACCTGCCGGTCAGCGCCGGTAATGTGCGGACCACTCCATTTTCGGAGATCTGGAACAACTCCCCGCTCTTCACGGCACTCCGCAATCCGGATCTCCTCACGGGAAAGTGCGGCCGGTGCGATTTCAAAACAAGGTGCGGCGGGTGCCGGGCCCGGGCGTACCGGCGGGAAGATGCAACCACCCCGCTCTGGTGCGACGGGCTTGCAACCCCGGAGGCAATCAGCGGGGAGTGCTGCGGCGAGGACCCGTGGTGCCCGTACCAACCTGCCGGGGTGAAACCGTGA
- a CDS encoding radical SAM protein, which translates to MNRITQCMHGRGTVSGMMKHRHKPQGDVPSSLLAFTGMYRPVVFWNLTDRCNLSCTHCYSRSGPGRTTEGELSTTEAFGVIDDLAAMGVPLILFTGGEPLMRADIWELAMHARSRGLKMALSTNGTLITPDIARRIKESGIEYAGISLDGANAETHDRFRNFPGAFEQTVKAFAACTEAGLRCGVRVTLTKENCHELEALVDLSLSLGASRFCLYWLVPTGRGNESYARLQLDRDEVIGALSLLYRKAKETDPAAMEYLTVDAPQDCIHLLASMERDGLEDLADARELLESLQGGCSAGTRVANIDTRGNVYPCQFARSPEFLVGNIRKQPFSKIWSDGENPVFARFREKDVRFGGRCGICTYRDLCGGGCRVRAHAVDGDYLAEDPFCFIEKEGIKVNK; encoded by the coding sequence ATGAACCGGATAACACAATGCATGCACGGGCGGGGAACGGTCAGCGGAATGATGAAGCACCGGCACAAACCGCAGGGTGATGTGCCGAGCAGCCTCCTTGCGTTTACCGGGATGTACCGGCCGGTGGTCTTCTGGAACCTCACGGATCGCTGCAACCTGAGCTGCACGCACTGCTACAGCAGGTCAGGACCGGGACGCACAACAGAAGGAGAGCTTTCAACTACCGAGGCATTCGGAGTAATCGACGATCTGGCAGCTATGGGTGTCCCGCTCATCCTGTTCACCGGTGGGGAACCCCTGATGCGTGCGGATATCTGGGAACTGGCGATGCATGCCAGGAGCCGCGGCCTCAAGATGGCACTCAGCACAAACGGTACGCTGATAACGCCGGATATTGCCCGCAGGATCAAAGAAAGCGGGATCGAATATGCCGGAATATCGCTGGATGGTGCGAACGCTGAGACGCATGACCGGTTCCGGAATTTCCCTGGTGCGTTTGAGCAGACGGTAAAGGCATTTGCTGCCTGTACGGAGGCGGGGCTCCGGTGCGGGGTCCGGGTCACGCTCACGAAAGAGAATTGCCATGAATTAGAAGCGCTTGTCGACCTCTCGCTTTCCCTCGGTGCCTCCCGGTTCTGCCTGTACTGGCTCGTGCCAACCGGACGAGGGAACGAATCCTATGCCCGGTTGCAACTGGACCGGGACGAGGTTATCGGTGCCCTCAGTCTTCTCTACCGAAAAGCAAAGGAGACGGATCCCGCCGCTATGGAGTACCTGACCGTAGATGCCCCGCAGGATTGCATCCATCTGCTCGCATCAATGGAGAGGGATGGATTGGAAGATCTCGCTGATGCCCGCGAGCTGCTCGAATCTTTGCAAGGCGGATGCAGTGCCGGCACCCGGGTGGCAAATATTGACACCCGGGGGAACGTGTATCCCTGCCAGTTCGCCCGCTCGCCGGAATTTCTTGTCGGGAATATCAGAAAACAGCCTTTCAGCAAGATCTGGTCGGACGGGGAGAACCCTGTATTTGCCCGGTTCCGGGAAAAGGATGTCCGGTTCGGGGGACGGTGTGGGATCTGCACCTATCGTGATCTCTGTGGGGGCGGGTGCCGGGTCCGGGCGCATGCGGTTGACGGGGACTATCTGGCAGAAGATCCCTTTTGTTTTATCGAGAAAGAGGGGATTAAGGTCAATAAGTAA
- the ahbA gene encoding siroheme decarboxylase subunit alpha, translated as MSSPTRFEPDQTDLAILNVLQDDLPLVSRPWNSIAKRLGITETGILGRMQRLEEAGIIRGISPVLESRHLGLHAATLVALRVPEERVNEIAAIISSYPEVSHNFRRDHSYSLWFTIAAQDGEGVQRVLHEILDRTGISASDVLDLPTVKKIKIDVRFSFLPAQSGEVPHGSD; from the coding sequence GTGAGCAGTCCCACCCGATTTGAACCGGACCAGACCGATCTGGCCATACTTAATGTTCTTCAGGACGATCTCCCGCTGGTATCCCGGCCATGGAACTCAATCGCTAAACGGCTGGGCATTACCGAGACCGGGATTCTCGGCCGGATGCAACGGCTGGAAGAAGCAGGAATTATCCGGGGCATATCCCCGGTACTGGAATCCCGCCATCTCGGTCTGCACGCCGCAACCCTGGTTGCCCTCCGTGTGCCAGAAGAGAGAGTGAACGAAATTGCAGCCATCATCAGCAGTTATCCGGAAGTATCGCACAATTTCAGACGGGATCATTCCTACTCCCTCTGGTTCACGATTGCAGCACAGGACGGGGAAGGAGTCCAACGGGTTCTGCATGAAATTCTGGACAGGACCGGAATTTCAGCCTCCGATGTGCTTGATCTGCCAACGGTAAAAAAGATAAAAATAGATGTGCGCTTCTCCTTTTTGCCCGCACAATCCGGGGAGGTTCCTCATGGATCCGATTGA
- a CDS encoding ATP-binding cassette domain-containing protein has translation MAAIIQASNLTKIFGSSTAVDHISFDVQRGEIFGFLGPNGAGKTTTTRMLTGVIPPDAGTATILGHDIRSEPVMAKQGFGVVPETSNAYTDLTAWQNLMLMGELYGLSRARAEQRASELLGMVGLLERKDQKVQAYSKGMKQRLILAMALIHEPELLFLDEPTSGLDVQSTHMILSLLRDLNTQGTTIFLTTHNMEEANRLCHRVGIIRAGKMVAIDAPEKLKTAIDRVHRIEVSFDRDVPDNALAGLDGVMTANRAGDKWQITTQNKDAAIHSLATFSRQNGAAIVTLNTLAPSLDEAFLRLTQEAQP, from the coding sequence ATGGCCGCGATAATCCAGGCTTCGAATCTGACGAAAATTTTTGGCAGCAGCACTGCCGTAGACCATATATCGTTCGATGTCCAGCGGGGTGAGATCTTTGGTTTCCTCGGCCCCAACGGTGCCGGAAAGACCACCACCACCCGGATGCTGACCGGTGTCATCCCCCCCGATGCCGGAACTGCCACGATCCTCGGCCATGATATCCGGTCCGAGCCGGTCATGGCAAAACAGGGATTCGGTGTCGTACCGGAGACATCGAATGCCTACACCGATCTTACCGCATGGCAGAACCTGATGCTTATGGGCGAATTGTACGGACTTTCCCGTGCCCGGGCAGAGCAGCGTGCATCCGAACTGCTTGGCATGGTAGGGCTCCTTGAGCGCAAAGACCAGAAAGTGCAGGCGTATTCCAAAGGCATGAAGCAGCGGCTCATCCTCGCTATGGCGCTTATCCACGAACCAGAACTCCTCTTCCTCGATGAACCTACGAGCGGTCTCGATGTGCAGAGCACGCATATGATCCTCTCCCTGCTCCGTGACCTGAACACGCAGGGAACCACCATCTTCCTCACCACGCACAACATGGAGGAGGCCAACCGGCTCTGCCACCGTGTCGGCATCATCCGGGCAGGGAAGATGGTGGCCATCGATGCACCGGAAAAACTCAAGACGGCTATAGACCGGGTGCACAGGATCGAAGTGAGTTTTGACCGTGACGTGCCCGACAACGCCCTTGCAGGACTTGATGGTGTCATGACGGCGAACCGGGCCGGTGACAAATGGCAGATCACTACCCAGAACAAAGATGCGGCCATCCATTCCCTTGCAACTTTCAGCCGGCAGAACGGTGCGGCAATTGTCACGCTGAACACGCTGGCCCCCTCTCTCGATGAAGCGTTCCTCCGGCTGACACAGGAGGCACAACCATGA
- the ahbB gene encoding siroheme decarboxylase subunit beta, with product MDPIDVELLRELERGLPFVPAPFEEIGNRLDLTGCEVMERIGHLKEAGIIRKFRARIDQRKVGIIANALVAWKPAGSGENDPGKRLSVFPAVTHCYERRPVPGRWEYTHYTVHHGYSKDQVLDEVKAVAEKTGCPDYTVLFSTREFKRVPNVRMRENGGGV from the coding sequence ATGGATCCGATTGATGTCGAATTACTCCGGGAACTGGAACGGGGCCTCCCGTTTGTTCCGGCTCCTTTCGAAGAGATCGGAAACCGACTGGACCTCACCGGCTGCGAAGTAATGGAAAGGATCGGGCACCTGAAGGAAGCAGGGATCATAAGGAAATTCCGGGCACGTATTGATCAGAGAAAGGTCGGGATCATCGCAAATGCTCTTGTGGCATGGAAACCGGCAGGATCTGGAGAAAATGATCCCGGAAAACGTCTCTCAGTATTTCCCGCTGTTACCCATTGTTATGAACGCAGGCCGGTACCGGGTCGCTGGGAGTACACTCATTACACGGTCCACCACGGCTATAGCAAAGACCAGGTGCTGGACGAAGTGAAGGCGGTTGCAGAGAAGACTGGCTGCCCGGATTATACCGTCCTCTTCAGTACCCGGGAGTTCAAGCGCGTGCCGAATGTACGGATGCGGGAGAACGGCGGTGGTGTCTGA
- a CDS encoding peptidase C39 family protein: MQAEHGASIHLSIPFYRQHYDITCGPASLMMAMKYLDHDLRLGKDLEIDIWREGNLVAVCGTSRYGLAYSAAARGFSVRVTSNTGGIDFVDTFVPPLDSPAMLLLKEQFYERRARCRKLGVRERQVTITGKILRESLFSNHVPLIVTNTLFYSKEDLPHWVAVTGIDDKFLYFNDPSDARHKKRKIGLPALSEFVGYHGDQSMVEVWKQ, encoded by the coding sequence ATGCAGGCTGAGCACGGAGCGTCGATCCATCTGAGTATTCCCTTTTACCGGCAGCACTACGACATCACGTGCGGCCCGGCTTCACTGATGATGGCCATGAAATACCTAGATCATGACCTGCGCCTCGGAAAGGATCTGGAGATCGACATCTGGAGGGAGGGAAACCTCGTAGCAGTCTGTGGAACCAGCAGGTATGGTCTGGCTTATTCAGCGGCTGCCCGTGGATTTTCCGTAAGAGTTACCAGTAATACAGGGGGAATTGATTTTGTTGATACGTTCGTTCCGCCACTTGACAGTCCGGCCATGCTGTTGCTTAAGGAGCAGTTTTACGAAAGAAGAGCCCGGTGCAGAAAACTGGGTGTCCGCGAAAGACAGGTAACAATCACTGGCAAAATCCTCCGTGAGTCTCTTTTTTCGAATCATGTTCCGTTGATCGTGACAAACACCTTGTTTTACAGCAAAGAAGACCTGCCCCACTGGGTTGCAGTGACCGGCATCGATGACAAATTTTTGTACTTCAACGATCCCTCTGATGCAAGGCATAAAAAGAGAAAAATCGGGCTGCCCGCACTTTCAGAGTTTGTCGGGTATCACGGCGATCAATCCATGGTCGAGGTCTGGAAACAATAA
- a CDS encoding putative zinc-binding protein, translating into MKDMDYETVKIAKVTGKCPACEDYAEKNSTTPPKIAVMACEGACARGEVARRAANLVAHRLARDRTVRICLGGAFTKDTGQRNLVRRAEKVIAIEGCFINCSSRMMEGVIPELRPAIVRADLIYNLDLPFGIDEVPDEMFTVYAYKVAEQVVKDHVTPAACCGNPEKESLCASGGCTPKRSGGCGQ; encoded by the coding sequence ATGAAAGATATGGATTACGAAACCGTAAAAATTGCAAAAGTGACCGGCAAATGCCCGGCCTGCGAGGATTATGCTGAAAAGAATTCCACAACCCCGCCAAAGATTGCCGTGATGGCCTGCGAGGGGGCATGTGCCCGGGGCGAGGTGGCCCGGAGGGCTGCAAACCTTGTCGCCCACCGGCTCGCCCGCGACCGGACGGTGCGGATCTGCCTTGGGGGAGCATTCACCAAAGATACCGGCCAGCGGAACCTGGTCCGGAGAGCTGAAAAGGTGATCGCGATTGAAGGATGTTTTATCAACTGCTCGTCGCGGATGATGGAAGGGGTCATTCCGGAACTCCGGCCGGCAATCGTGCGGGCGGACCTGATCTACAATCTCGACCTGCCGTTTGGAATCGATGAGGTACCGGACGAGATGTTCACGGTGTACGCGTACAAAGTTGCCGAACAGGTGGTAAAAGACCACGTGACACCTGCAGCCTGTTGCGGCAATCCTGAAAAGGAATCCCTTTGCGCTAGTGGCGGGTGTACACCGAAACGCTCCGGTGGCTGCGGGCAGTAA
- a CDS encoding ArsR family transcriptional regulator, which produces MATARCCPADCALRSDWEDELRAEKEMLERETVTELHTLMKLLAHPLRLKIVLMLLKRDHCVCEFFYVFEEPQNLISYNLKKLKDGGLIDSYYRSNHKIYKMNEAMVPVIRKITGAVTR; this is translated from the coding sequence ATGGCAACTGCCCGCTGCTGCCCTGCCGACTGCGCCCTGCGAAGCGACTGGGAAGACGAACTCCGTGCCGAGAAGGAGATGCTCGAGCGGGAGACGGTAACGGAATTACACACCCTCATGAAACTGCTCGCCCACCCGCTCCGCTTAAAGATCGTCCTGATGCTCCTGAAACGGGACCACTGCGTCTGCGAGTTCTTCTATGTCTTTGAAGAGCCGCAGAACCTTATCTCGTATAACCTGAAAAAACTCAAAGATGGCGGTCTTATCGATTCCTACTATCGCTCGAATCATAAAATATACAAAATGAACGAGGCGATGGTGCCGGTGATCCGGAAGATCACCGGGGCAGTAACCAGGTGA
- a CDS encoding GntP family permease, whose protein sequence is MDPLIAFAITLILITIVSLWYRISPFFTLIGGAILFGLLAGMTPDATLVGIVAGVGKVFSAFGIIILCGAVIAKLLQEQHQIEEIVADIRRYVKNPPVIAGVSGYLLAVPITCCVTAYIMLNPILDSLEKDRTKRNVLLYLAAVGSIISYALIYPTPVVIPLYEAFSGGMSPLVFDAVSIPLSLLLLGGILLYFRFVHPASFTTEKDKPEALPPQSYGAENPVLNQGIHWRAWAPFIAILIAIPVSFLLLNLSHVSIINFIMLVGAVTAIALAPSTVRTQGLSGGAKHAGMIIFDICGAGALGFVIVKSGFAQIALGQLTLLIPIILVPFILAALIETAQGSRVVTAVITAEVLAGSAVVGAIHPLPLILLIGAGSCVVSYVTDPYFWLVQRTTGDDIKAVVKNYTLPIALAGVGIFIVALVLEYGVYR, encoded by the coding sequence ATGGATCCCCTCATCGCGTTTGCGATCACCCTTATCCTCATCACCATTGTCAGCCTGTGGTACAGGATATCCCCGTTCTTCACCCTGATTGGCGGGGCAATCCTGTTCGGGCTCCTTGCGGGTATGACACCCGACGCTACTCTGGTTGGGATCGTCGCAGGTGTCGGCAAGGTATTTTCGGCATTTGGCATCATCATCCTCTGCGGGGCAGTCATTGCAAAACTCCTGCAGGAGCAGCACCAGATCGAAGAGATCGTTGCCGATATCCGGAGGTACGTGAAAAATCCCCCGGTGATTGCCGGGGTATCGGGGTATCTTCTGGCAGTGCCGATTACCTGCTGTGTCACCGCGTATATCATGTTAAACCCGATCCTCGACAGCCTTGAGAAAGACAGGACGAAGCGCAACGTGCTCCTGTATCTTGCTGCGGTCGGGAGCATCATCTCCTATGCTCTCATCTACCCCACACCGGTGGTCATCCCGCTCTACGAAGCATTCTCCGGGGGAATGAGCCCGCTCGTCTTTGACGCTGTATCTATCCCGCTCTCGCTTCTGCTATTGGGTGGAATCCTCCTGTACTTCCGGTTCGTCCATCCGGCTTCTTTCACCACAGAGAAAGATAAACCGGAAGCTCTGCCTCCTCAAAGTTATGGGGCCGAAAATCCGGTCCTGAACCAAGGGATTCACTGGCGGGCATGGGCTCCGTTTATTGCAATCCTGATTGCCATTCCGGTCTCCTTTCTGCTCCTGAACCTGTCGCATGTCAGTATTATCAATTTCATCATGCTTGTTGGCGCAGTGACCGCTATTGCCCTCGCTCCTTCAACAGTGCGGACACAGGGGTTGTCCGGGGGAGCCAAACACGCAGGCATGATCATCTTTGATATCTGCGGGGCGGGGGCACTCGGGTTTGTGATCGTCAAGAGCGGATTTGCCCAAATCGCCTTAGGCCAGCTGACGTTGCTGATCCCCATCATTCTCGTCCCATTCATCCTCGCCGCACTGATCGAGACTGCGCAGGGTTCACGGGTGGTTACCGCGGTGATCACGGCAGAAGTACTCGCAGGATCGGCCGTAGTCGGTGCCATCCACCCGCTCCCGCTCATCCTTCTCATCGGTGCCGGGTCGTGTGTTGTGTCCTACGTGACCGATCCCTACTTCTGGCTGGTCCAGCGGACCACCGGGGACGATATCAAGGCCGTGGTGAAAAATTACACGCTGCCCATCGCACTTGCCGGAGTCGGGATCTTTATTGTGGCCCTGGTACTGGAATACGGAGTTTACCGGTGA